Within the Phaseolus vulgaris cultivar G19833 chromosome 9, P. vulgaris v2.0, whole genome shotgun sequence genome, the region ATGATTCATTATGGGAGAAACAAATTGAACCATTTTTTTTGGAGATGTAATCATACAAATGTTGAGGGTATTTGGATGAGAAAATTATTAGAATCACATGTTTctcttttatgaaaaataaaaaactgaaaaatgAATTTAACAAGAATAATTTCTTGCAATCCCtacaaattcttaaaaaaaaattataaataaaacttatttgagaataaaaatataaaaataagagtttgttgaagttttttcttagaattcttGGTGCAAAAGGATGAGATTATGACAAGTCTGGAGAATAGCAGAGACACAGTGACTACTTTCGTTGTGTCGGTGTTTTAATGTGATGAGATACAAATTCTGATCGACTTCGTTATCTCAGAAGTGGTATTTGTAACAAAATGCATGAGAAATGGGATGAaacttttgtttcttttttaatatcgaataatttgatttttttattataaaaatcaaatttgatGAAAATCTATTTTCAGCTTCATAAAAATAGAACTTttcacaaaatttataaaagttattATGGATTAAGAACTTGATTAGTGTGGAAGTAGAAGTTGAGAAGGTTAatcaaataagaaaattttTAGAAGGAagtgagaaaaatgaaaaaggcAATGCCAGTTGGaagtcaataataataatagtaataataatggACAGCCAACACCGTTCATTCAGCGATTTTAAGGATAAGATGAAAGAGAATTTGTCGGTTGTCAAATCTTTCTCTTAATTTCTTTTcaaacatataaattttttaaccattttagtttatttttattttaaaatatggttttaaatcaattattaattattttgtattccGATTTTGACAGCAAAAATGTAATTTAACAagtaaaatttaagttttatacATCATtcaaaaagaatatttttaataacatattatcatattttcatgaatgatataataataataataataataataataataattaatatcgTAATAATTTAGTGTATACAGTTTAAAAccaataagaaaaatttatttgttcAATTTTTCCTTACATTCATTCAAattttcttccttctcttttcatATTGGATTGTAACAGAGACTGCAATGTGCTTCAATCATTATTTCTCTTTCATCTTTCATAAATTCTCAGAATGGCGTTTAGGTAATTGGGTGCTCCAATATTCCTCGTAGTGTTCCTCCCAAAAGAAATCTATGTTCCCTTTCAAATTATTCACTTTTTTTCACCCATGTTACCAGTCCCTTTCTAAGAATATTCTaatcattttctttattttgtataGCTTTTCTAAGAATATAATAAATGCCTTActtataataaacaaaataaatcgaGTAAccctcttttttatttttaaaaaatataatattaaaaaaattaattcaatatAAAGATTTTATTAAGGTGGTTTTACAAAAGTGTCactatttattttagaatatgaTAATTATtgagtaaaccaattttttttttagttttatatatagTTGTTTTAACTGTTGTAAAATATATGTCATGTAAGACATTTTTAATCCTTATTTGTTAAAAATgtcattatttatatttaaattatatttttattattatatttgagttaactaatattttaattctctattttattttatttttctaatttgacTTGTTAATTTTGTTAGAGAAAAATTTCAGTATtcattattttgattattagtaaagtataaaatattatcatgTTTCTTATGTAAGAGAAGTGTTTGTTCAATAAGAGATAATGTAAGATGCAAGTGTTTCGTCTcttaaataatacaaatatttcaTATCAACGACCTCTTGGAATCTGAGCTTAGATTGTTTTGCTTCAATAACTCCCAAGTGTTTGTTTCATCAACTCTAGAAAAGTCTATTTATTTTGTACGGCTCTGTGTTTTATACGATTTCaagtaaaataatttgttcAAAGAGAGATAAGTACATCCAAGTATCAAGATGTTGCTTAAAAAAAAGAACATTTAATGCATGCATGAAGCATATTTAATGCATCTTATGTCTAACTTTCTCAAAATACTAGGAGAATGTTCAAGTAAGTCTGAAGTTGCTCAATGaccaaaatattatttataacgACTCTTTTCttcaatgtatatttatattcatCATTTGAAGAGAAGAAAGTAAGATGATCTTGAGCCATTGTTTGCAAGTgcaaaatgtaaaaatgttgttttttctATGCCATAAATAACTTTGTTTAAACACTATTTTGTTTATCTAGCAAATTATTAAAGAGTGTTTGACCTTGTAAACATCGAAAGACACAATCCCTTTCTAGTGAGCAAACATTGTGATCAGATCCTATACAATTTCTATGTCTTAGCTAAAAGTGACTTGTTCTTAAAGAACACTTATATTTTAGGCAAAAGTGGCTTGTTAAAGAATATTTGAGAGGTTAGCCAATAGTGACTACATTCTAAAACAATACTCGTATGGGTTAACCAATAATGTTACGAGTCAAAAAATACTCGTTTGTATCTAGCAACGTTAGGATGcttaatgaaaattaattagttgATTGAGAACTAGACATAGTTTGTGTTATTAGATGAACcaatgtaaaaatatattgagTAACTTCTTTCATTCCTTACCTTGTTACATTGTATGTTACAACTCCTACACTAACTTAAGAAGGTGAAGTTTTCGAACTCAGTTTTTGGGAAATCGTTGTCAATTCGTTTGACCAGTATAAACATATAGTCTTAGTTGTCTAACGCTTCATAAATGAACTTGAGCTCCAATTGAGATATAAATGTTAAGTTTTCTTGAAAGGTAGATCTCGTCCTCGCTCGTTCAATGGGATCTACTATGATAGCCTCAGGTGGATGACCTCTAATTGGTTGAATAATTATGTTGATTGGCTTTTGGGTTTTAGTTGGATTGTCTAGTGTAGGGTTAAAAACTTCAACAATGCTGCCTAATGGTGAAAATTgcatttattctttattttttctttgatcAATGAGCAAGCTAAATGAAATTTTCTAGTTCAGACAATTTCTTATTAAACTTGTTGCTAATGAATTTGACATGAATATCCTCTTCCACTATATTATCTTGagaatttttatgttttaaaatatccAAGCATGATTCCTTCATCGTTTTTGGAGTCAAACTTTCTAAGGTTATCCTCAgtgtttataataaaatattgataaccAAAAGGTTGTATATGTTGAGCTTACGACCTCTCCACAGCTTAGATTGATTTTTGTTAAAGATTGgtctaatataaatttaatttaattttgtaaataacaTGTTGTTTTAACTTAGGTGTTTGATAgttgaattaaaatttaatatagcCATTTCTTGTAACTTCTAATCTATCTACTACAAGTTACCTtgtttttaagagaaaaaaaatggtagTCTCATCATCAATTTTGACCACACATTTAGTATTTGTTGAAAGAAACATTATATCCTACATACCACCTCCTGTACTTTTCAAGATCCAAATGAATGTTTACTCAAAATAATCCAAttaattaaatctaaataaaataataaagtgtTCAATATGTTTTGAAATCCGATCAATGATTGAAGTGGTCAAAACACCTAGCAACGGTTTATTGGTTAAATCGATATTTATAAAGTAGTaccaataatttaattatatatagaataatattagaaaaaatataatatcacaatttaataatactaaaatcTAAAAGtaacacattttaaaaaactttttaacattcaaaattaacataaaaacaaaatatttcattatatttagttttaagaatacataatttgaaattaattaatacGTTTCTTAAGAAGATTTTGACAAAtacttcatttttattttatttttaagaagaaaACTGAAATAACACTTTAACagtaattgttttaaaaatactacTTTTCATCGAATTTCTCACCATGATACTTTTTGACCAGTTTTGAATGATTTACTGGTTTTCAGACCAATTCAATTTGAGATTGGTTTTATATTTCAAATGTAAATTCTCTATCCAATTCGATTCTTACAACACAAaagatatttaataaatatgtaaaaaaatgaataacGTGATAAGTGATTACAATTTTTTCTTATCCGAATATCCGGTTATCTGAATTTTACATTTCCTTCTATCGTTTAAAACAATGGACAACAAACATTATGTTTtgacatttaataaaaaattataaaataacgtataatgataaaaaagtgaaataaagaaaaattatgataatattATTCACATATTgtatgataaaataaaacaaacctTTTATTTTCCATATATGAAGAATatgaaataataagaaaattgcAAAAACAATAActcaatttgatttgattttatacaatattttgatttttttatattttaaataataaataaaacaaataatgaCGATTAAATGACAATTCACTAACATCAGGATTCATTCAGAAAAGAGGAGAAAGGGATTGATGACCGAAACAAAACATGTGAACTTATAATTCCTCctctatttatattttaagaaaactcATATTTCAATGTGTTCTACAAAAAGTTTATATATCCAATTTGAAAAGAAATGGAGACAGAGAAAGTTCAAGAAAGTATTAAGGTATAAATGTTTCTATTTATATAGTGTATATttgatttcatttttcattttattttctactcaatcaaatagttttatttttcccTTGTTCTATTTCCTTTCTTTTACTTCCTTCTTTCTAGGTTTCCTTTCTCACccaaacataacataaaaactGTATACAATGTAAATCCAACATATAAGTTAatggttttatttttcaataagcaattgacatttaaaaaaataataaattaagataagtttataattttaatcctttataatattaaaaaatatattatcattatttaaaaataagtaatttagtccttttttttctctcctcttCTTTAAACCTTCCAAAATACTGGCTAGACTTGCACcaaacaaactttttttttataaaataaagcaatagaattagaaaaaaaaaataacagctGAGCAACTATTCTTCTTAGGCATATTATATTAGAGAagatcaagaaaaaaaaactatagaaACTATCTGTGTTTTATTTCAAAAACTTGTAGTTTTACACAATTTTATCATGATATTTTCCAATATGGTAGGAGAGTTTATAGTTTATCTTGataaattacttattttaatagattaatcTGCTTTTGACACACatatatgataaataaatagTAGGGAAAGTCTCATCCCACTTAAATTTTAGAATGCTCTTAAATATGAATTAAATAACTTCAGCTCTCACTTCTTATAGTTGTGTGATGAACCTAAcatatttctttatatatataaaaaccaTACACAagattttagaatttttatgtattaaaaTATACGTTCATACTCGAGTTGCTACGTGTGCATGACACGAGAATGCTACCTAAACATTCTTCCATAGCAAATTGATAACaggaaacaaaacaataaatgtGAGCAATATTTGTTGGAAAGTAGTAAATTAGGGTGTGTAAGATAGCTACAATATAACTTAACACAAGCCTACTAGGGAGTGAGAGAAAGACAGAGAAACATTACTTTTTGGTAGTAGCAATTAGCTAAGAGAAGAAAGAGAATcttcattcatttttttctgCTCATTTTCTGTGTACCCTTTATCGTTTCTCTCCCAGCATTGGAGTCTGCTTTACTCCACACTCCACAACAAAGATCGTCTGCAttccctttctcttctcttttcatccctttttctcctttttttttggTGGGGGCACCTCATTTTGTTTTTGACTTCATAATACTACTCCTTCACTTGAAAAAGGTGCTTTCTTTTTACTCTctactctaacttccttcttAAATTGTGCAATTATTGTGGCCATTAGTTTCACTTCTTAACAAAAGAGAGCTCCCAGCTCAGCTCAACTCTACTTGTTGCATTTTACTTTTTCTAGGCTTAGTCATTGTAAGAAAGCtcccttttttctttttgtttcgttttttcttcttctgggTTTTTTTCTTTGTGGCATTGAGGGATCTGGGCTGGTGTTAGATTTGGACTTGTTGTAGatttattaatttgttaattGTTGTTGTTTGTTCGTTTGTTCAGAGTTAGGAAGAGAAGGAAAAAAGGTTATGGCAGGAGGAGGAGCTCCAGCTAAATCAGATGAGCCACAGCCTCACCCTCCAAAGGATCAGCTTCCCAATATTTCTTACTGCATTACTAGTCCCCCTCCATGGCGTGAGTGGTTCACCTAGTTTAGATTCCAAAGTgcagaaaaataataatgatgatattgaaaataagaaaattgcTTCTTTTCAGTTCCCAGGTTTGGGATTTTGTTTTTTGAGAGAAAATTAGTCAATCTCAAGGCGGTTGAGAAAACACAGGAAAAATAACCGCCTTTTCTGCTGTGGGGGTTTGAGTCTGGTTTTGTACTTTTATATGCCTGTGGCAACTCAGGCTTCTTTTTACTCTTAATATGAATGGAAACAATTTGAAGTGCTGTTTCCAATTTAGTTGAAAtccttttaattatatatatagataataaACCAACGGCCTTTTTCTGTTATTTTCCAGATCCAGATTTGGTGCTCTGGAAACAATTTTATTGCTACTTCCAAATTTGCCCCACTGgtttaatactttttaaatgttttagtaCCTTTAAAAAAACTATGTTATTCATATTATTGGATTTTGGTGCATTCCACACAGCCAGTATTGAACAATGTGGTTAATGGATTTTAAGTATGTGAAATATTTGGCCGACTTTAATGGCATATTCTTTTTGATCATTTGTAGTTTGTGTATGATATTTTAAGAATCTTCCTGACTCCCCTTTTAGTTGAGGTTTACTTTGCTATTGTATTTCTTCTTTAATTTGACTAGAAATTTTGGGTCATTGTGATGCAGCTGAGGCTATACTTcttggttttcaacattttcttgtGATGCTCGGCACAACTGTGCTGATTCCCACTGCTCTTGTTCCCCAGATGGGAGGTGGCAATGTAAGCAGCTccagattaaatatatttaaagcaGTTGTGAATAACTTGTAGGGAATGTTATGAGTATCTAACCATGTGATTGTTAATGCTTTCTCCTCCTAGccaaaattataagaaaatagcAATTCAATTTTTTCAGGATGAGAAGGCAAAAGTTATTGCAACTCTACTTTTTGTTGCTGGGATTAACACATTGTTGCAAACAATGTTTGGAACTAGACTCCCTGCAGTTATCGGAGGGTCTTACACCTTTGTTCCAACCACAATCTCTATTATCCTCGCTGGCCGATTCAGTGGTGAACCAGATCCTGCAGAGGTCTTGTTATCAGCACAAATCTAACTTTGTACTAAATGATGCATGACTGATATTCTTGCTATATATTTTACATTGCAATCAGTTATATTTAACCTAAATGGAGACTATCATATATGTAATCATATTGTATATCCACTTTTTATGCACTTAATTGTGTTGAAAATAGAAGAGTATGAATTTGATTCAAGAGCTACCATTAAGCATTATATTTTGTGCTTATTTGATTGGAATTTTTTCATAACCATTTTCCCTGTTTTTGTTATCTATCAGAAATTCAATAGGATAATGAGATCAATCCAGGGTGCTCTTATTGTTGCTTCAACTCTTCAAATAGTACTGGGCTTCAGTGGTCTTTGGCGGAATGTTGCAAGGTTGGCCAAAGTTCTTACTTAGTCAGTGCGTCATGTTTTTTCTGTCTTTGCTTGTCTTGACAATGTCTAAACTAAACTGTTAGCCGTATTTAAGAATGTGTTTGCTATGTAAGCTTTGCCACTTTTCCATCAAGTTAAATTGATCTTTGAAGTGGGTTATATAGCTCATGTGATTTGTTTAATTGGATTTGGATTAACTAGCACAAAAGCCAAAAGAAATGAAATAATTGGTTGATATCTTGTGATTGGCTATAATATTCTCATCTTATGCAAATTCAATTGTTTCTTCAGGTTCTTAAGTCCACTTTCGTCAGTTCCTTTGGTATCTCTTGTTGGCTTTGGGTTGTATGAGCTAGGTTTCCCTGGGGTAAGTCTTCTGCTACAAATTTACAATGATCAATGTAtaacattaatttaataaagtttCAATATTAATTCTTATTATGGCTGTAGGTTGCTAAATGTGTAGAGATCGGACTGCCTCAGCTTATATTGCTCGTATTTGTTTCACAGGTAGAGAAAGAGTTGCATATGCATATTGTCTTCTAAGTTTGTAAATCTCTAAATTAGGATCTTAGAAATGGAGGTCCTACATATACTAGAGATAGGGTCAAATTATAATGTATAAGTAGATGCAAACCTTATCTTACAAACTGGTTCTGTGTGGTTGAGTTAACTTTTTAAGATACCATTACAAATATCTAATCATACATTGAGTAGAGATATGaccaaattaaatatataataatataattgagCGCAAACCTAATCTTACAAGCCGGTTTTGTGAAGGTGACTTGGAGTTAAAGTTTGCTTTCTACAACTTAGTTATTATGTTGTCCTGGTTTCTTCACATTTCtattttcttacataatggtttcTATAAATTTGAGTTTGTAACTGGTTATTGCTTGTCACATGCAGTATGTGCCTCACGTGCTACATTCGGGGAAAAATATCTTCGATCGATTTGCTGTGATATTCACAGTTGTAATTGTGTGGATATATGCTCATCTACTTACTGTTGGAGGGGCCTATAACGATGCTCCACCTAAAACTCAGATTTCCTGCCGCACTGACCGTGCTGGACTTATAGATGCAGCTCCTTGGTTAGTTGTGTGATTTCATTGAATTTTAACTGTGAATGGCATTTTTTTTCTGTGAAATTTGTGTTGACCTATAATTTTACCATGTTCTAAAATTAATCGTATAATTGAAAAACTTCCAATTGGTTCCCTACCATGAATCTAAACTATCTGGCATTTTCCCAGTTGCAGTTGCTATTCCTGATGTGATAACTAATGTTGCATTTGTGAACTAGAGGGTGGCAACTTAATCCATTTCTTGTTTAAGAAACACAGTCATGTCAGTGTGTTGCGGGGATTGTTGTAGATGTAGTAGGGATGGATTGTTTTGGACACTATCGAGTCCACTGTGGCAAG harbors:
- the LOC137823084 gene encoding nucleobase-ascorbate transporter 6; protein product: MAGGGAPAKSDEPQPHPPKDQLPNISYCITSPPPWPEAILLGFQHFLVMLGTTVLIPTALVPQMGGGNDEKAKVIATLLFVAGINTLLQTMFGTRLPAVIGGSYTFVPTTISIILAGRFSGEPDPAEKFNRIMRSIQGALIVASTLQIVLGFSGLWRNVARFLSPLSSVPLVSLVGFGLYELGFPGVAKCVEIGLPQLILLVFVSQYVPHVLHSGKNIFDRFAVIFTVVIVWIYAHLLTVGGAYNDAPPKTQISCRTDRAGLIDAAPWIRIPYPFQWGAPSFDAGEAFAMMMAAFVSLVESSGAFIAVYRYASATPLPPSILSRGIGWQGVGILLSGLFGTVTGSSVSVENAGLLALTRVGSRRVVQISAGFMIFFSILGKFGAVFASIPPSIIAALYCLFFAYVGAGGLSFLQFCNLNSFRTKFILGFSIFLGLSVPQYFNEYTAINGFGPVNTGARWFNDIINVPFQSKPFVAGVVAYFLDNTLFKRESSIRKDRGKHWWDKYKSFKGDTRSEEFYSLPFNLNKYFPSV